The Desulfoplanes formicivorans genome window below encodes:
- the qmoC gene encoding quinone-interacting membrane-bound oxidoreductase complex subunit QmoC gives MSNALKVQPDLQFVKDLQDVGGEDVKKCYQCATCSVVCPLSPADNPYPRKEMIWAQWGMKDLLVNDIDIWLCHQCGTCSTQCPRGAKPGDILAALRNMTYRNLVKPAAIGRWMSKGMYLPLLIAFPALIFGIIWLIRAAQLGTFFPLVDGEVIYGALFPGDFTIDPLFGLTALFVIITFAVGINTLIKGWNKTVKKTFVLGYKKPTLTQAIIDVVKNEIINHAKFRKCGDEPEDDDKFKGHLTLFYGFVCCFIVTSIVAGAHWGGKLIPFLAPIGHTPMALWNPVKLLANVGAILLLIGLTLLTRRRMNLDPKTSNSSFYDWYLLGVIWVIALTGIGAEVLRLAGAPAFLCYFTYYIHLVSVFMMIAYLPWSKLGHLVYRTTALIYARYVGRLPIDEELVKQDNIYIV, from the coding sequence ATGTCCAATGCGTTAAAGGTACAGCCCGATCTGCAGTTCGTGAAGGATCTGCAGGACGTGGGCGGAGAGGACGTCAAGAAATGCTACCAGTGCGCAACATGTAGCGTTGTCTGTCCTCTTTCTCCGGCCGACAATCCCTACCCCCGCAAGGAAATGATTTGGGCCCAGTGGGGGATGAAGGATCTGCTGGTCAACGACATCGATATCTGGCTTTGTCATCAGTGCGGAACCTGTTCCACGCAGTGTCCCCGCGGCGCCAAACCTGGTGACATCCTGGCCGCTCTGAGAAACATGACCTACCGGAACCTGGTCAAGCCGGCCGCCATTGGCCGCTGGATGAGCAAGGGAATGTATCTGCCGCTGCTGATCGCCTTCCCTGCCCTGATTTTCGGCATCATCTGGCTCATTCGTGCCGCTCAGCTGGGAACCTTCTTCCCCCTGGTGGATGGTGAGGTCATCTATGGAGCCCTTTTCCCCGGGGATTTCACCATTGATCCCCTGTTCGGCCTGACAGCCCTGTTTGTGATCATCACCTTTGCGGTGGGGATAAACACCCTGATCAAGGGGTGGAACAAGACCGTCAAGAAGACCTTTGTCCTCGGTTACAAGAAGCCGACTCTTACCCAGGCCATTATCGATGTGGTCAAAAACGAAATCATCAACCACGCCAAATTCAGAAAATGCGGCGATGAACCCGAAGATGACGACAAGTTCAAGGGTCATCTGACCCTTTTCTACGGGTTTGTGTGTTGTTTCATCGTGACCAGCATTGTTGCCGGCGCACACTGGGGCGGAAAATTGATCCCCTTTCTTGCGCCCATCGGGCACACTCCGATGGCCCTGTGGAATCCGGTCAAGCTGCTGGCCAATGTTGGCGCCATCCTTTTGCTCATCGGTTTGACGCTGCTCACTCGTCGTCGGATGAATCTTGATCCCAAGACATCCAATTCATCCTTTTACGACTGGTATCTCCTCGGCGTTATCTGGGTCATTGCCCTGACAGGTATAGGAGCCGAGGTCCTCAGGCTGGCTGGAGCACCTGCCTTCTTGTGCTACTTTACCTATTACATCCACCTGGTAAGTGTGTTCATGATGATCGCCTACCTGCCCTGGTCCAAGCTCGGGCATCTGGTGTACAGAACCACGGCCTTGATCTATGCCCGGTATGTTGGTCGGTTGCCCATTGATGAAGAACTCGTCAAACAAGATAATATTTATATCGTCTAA
- a CDS encoding hydrogenase iron-sulfur subunit: MAEKIGVYFDSASIGQFLDLEALAEGVRATWGNLCPVVKIVPHLVGNEGKALIQSDIDEGLIDAVCACGTSPRVDGDFFNFGPSILVHRVNLREQCVLSYEDPQGKPLVPGGDVPEALMTVATDYVNMGVVNLQKAAIPEAEALEVTKKVLVLGGGWTGLTAALDVAGAGYEVVLVEKQKELGGYAKKMYKTIPMHFPYTAAEATSVDAKIAAVEENPKITVLTGTTLEKLAGMPGQYTATLKTGKEEQEIPVGSVVTATGWVPQDKKYLEPFGYKSSKNIITSMEFEEMAKAGKIACPADGKTPESVVFLLGFGDKLASFEAEEAAAKQARIEAEEAGEQEEENPEGRNFIKNETCKHLPFSSEITSLTALKQANYVREFAPTAVSYVLYENMMVPGINELYYKAAQNDPGIMLAKGTITSVTDAGDGSIIVLVNDTILGDKIEIRADLVVLPTAMVPTTALDPVVKLQYRQGPAFPDLDLFDGYCDSNYICFPYETRRTGIYSAGCVRQPMTMATAEVDASGAALKAIQCLESANRGMAVHPRSGDMSYPKFNLLRCTQCKRCTEECPFGALDEDEKGNPMPNVARCRRCGTCMGACPERVISFDDYNIDQIGSMIKQVKVPDKIEEGGPRFIVLACENDAYPALDMAAMRGNKWSPFIRVIPVRCLGSVNTIWIADAMSKGNDGCLLLGCKYGENYQCHFMKGSELCNKRMDNVSETLKKLGIEPERVEQAQVAIDEYDRIPEIIDDFVERMLKLGPNPFKGY, from the coding sequence ATGGCCGAGAAAATCGGTGTATATTTTGATAGCGCAAGTATCGGACAGTTCCTTGATCTCGAGGCCCTGGCCGAAGGTGTGCGCGCTACGTGGGGAAATCTTTGCCCTGTGGTGAAGATTGTCCCGCATCTGGTAGGTAATGAGGGTAAGGCGCTGATCCAGTCGGATATTGATGAGGGTCTCATCGACGCCGTGTGCGCTTGCGGGACGTCGCCTCGCGTTGACGGCGATTTCTTCAATTTTGGTCCTTCCATTCTGGTGCATCGGGTCAATCTGCGTGAACAATGCGTGCTTTCCTATGAAGATCCCCAAGGAAAACCCCTTGTTCCAGGCGGTGACGTGCCTGAAGCCCTGATGACCGTTGCCACGGACTATGTGAACATGGGCGTGGTCAACCTGCAAAAGGCCGCCATCCCCGAAGCCGAGGCCCTTGAGGTCACCAAGAAGGTCCTTGTGCTTGGTGGCGGTTGGACCGGGTTGACGGCAGCCCTGGATGTTGCTGGCGCAGGGTATGAAGTGGTTCTGGTGGAAAAGCAGAAGGAGCTGGGTGGATACGCCAAAAAGATGTACAAGACCATTCCCATGCATTTCCCCTATACAGCGGCCGAGGCCACTTCCGTTGACGCCAAGATTGCTGCTGTGGAGGAAAATCCCAAGATCACCGTGCTGACGGGAACCACCCTGGAAAAGCTGGCCGGCATGCCCGGACAGTATACGGCCACCCTCAAGACCGGCAAGGAGGAACAGGAGATTCCTGTTGGTTCAGTTGTCACGGCAACGGGCTGGGTGCCCCAGGACAAGAAATATCTCGAGCCCTTTGGTTACAAATCCTCCAAGAACATCATCACTTCCATGGAGTTCGAGGAGATGGCCAAAGCGGGCAAGATCGCCTGTCCTGCAGACGGCAAGACCCCTGAAAGCGTGGTCTTTCTGCTCGGTTTCGGTGACAAGCTCGCCTCTTTTGAGGCGGAAGAAGCCGCTGCCAAACAGGCCCGTATCGAGGCGGAAGAAGCCGGGGAACAGGAAGAGGAAAATCCCGAAGGACGCAACTTCATCAAGAACGAGACCTGCAAGCACCTTCCCTTTTCCTCGGAAATCACTTCCCTGACGGCCCTCAAGCAGGCCAATTACGTCCGGGAATTTGCGCCAACAGCTGTTTCCTACGTGCTGTATGAAAACATGATGGTTCCCGGGATCAACGAGCTTTACTACAAGGCCGCCCAGAACGATCCCGGTATCATGCTGGCCAAGGGAACCATCACCAGTGTGACCGATGCCGGTGATGGATCCATCATCGTTCTGGTCAACGATACCATTCTGGGTGACAAGATCGAGATCCGGGCCGATCTGGTGGTTTTGCCCACGGCCATGGTTCCCACCACTGCCCTGGATCCGGTTGTCAAACTCCAGTATCGTCAGGGTCCTGCATTTCCTGATCTGGATCTTTTCGACGGCTACTGCGATTCCAACTACATCTGCTTTCCCTATGAAACCCGCCGGACCGGTATCTATTCCGCCGGGTGTGTGCGTCAGCCCATGACCATGGCTACGGCCGAGGTGGACGCCTCGGGTGCGGCCCTCAAGGCCATCCAATGTCTTGAATCAGCCAACCGGGGTATGGCCGTTCACCCGCGGTCCGGGGACATGAGCTATCCCAAGTTCAACCTGCTGCGGTGTACCCAGTGTAAGCGGTGTACTGAAGAATGTCCCTTTGGCGCCCTTGACGAGGATGAAAAGGGCAACCCCATGCCCAACGTGGCCCGGTGCCGTCGTTGCGGTACCTGCATGGGTGCCTGTCCCGAGCGTGTCATCTCTTTTGATGATTACAACATCGATCAGATCGGTTCCATGATCAAGCAGGTCAAGGTGCCGGACAAGATCGAAGAGGGCGGACCGAGATTTATCGTCCTGGCCTGTGAAAACGATGCGTACCCGGCCCTGGATATGGCGGCCATGCGCGGGAACAAGTGGAGTCCCTTCATTCGGGTCATTCCAGTGCGTTGTCTGGGTTCCGTAAACACCATCTGGATTGCCGATGCCATGTCCAAGGGGAATGACGGCTGTCTCCTGCTTGGCTGCAAGTATGGTGAGAACTACCAGTGTCATTTCATGAAGGGTTCGGAATTGTGTAACAAGCGTATGGATAATGTTTCCGAGACATTGAAAAAGCTCGGTATCGAACCCGAACGAGTGGAGCAGGCCCAGGTAGCCATCGACGAGTATGATAGAATTCCCGAAATCATCGATGACTTTGTAGAAAGGATGCTCAAGCTTGGACCCAATCCGTTCAAGGGATACTAG
- a CDS encoding CoB--CoM heterodisulfide reductase iron-sulfur subunit A family protein, with amino-acid sequence MSTSSILVIGGGFSGITAALEAAEVGHEVFLVEKSPFLGGRVSQLNKYFPKLCPPSCGLEIQFQRLKKNPNVKCFTLAEVTAVSGDVGNYEVTVKVRPRHTAPQSVELGDLAGKLSKDVEDDFNFGLSTRKAVYKDVPFAFPPRYVVDTDNLTDADQAVLAQNEYIDMGEKEKDITLNVGSIVIATGWKPYDVTRLTLLGAGQITDCITNMQMERLASPNGPTNGKILRPSDKTEPKRIAFVQCAGSRDENHLSYCSYICCMASLKQAEYVLEQYPDAEVSIFYIDLRTPGRYENFARKVLAHGKVRAVKGKVAEVKEEAGKVWLTVEDAVAGNKSTDSFDLVVLATGMQPSVAGQALPLDLPQNDEGFLVSDEAKGIFVAGCAGRPLDVMKSAQSGTAAAMKAIQTVRGR; translated from the coding sequence ATGTCTACAAGCAGCATTTTAGTAATTGGTGGGGGATTCAGTGGGATTACCGCCGCACTGGAGGCTGCAGAAGTGGGTCACGAGGTGTTTCTTGTTGAAAAGAGCCCTTTTCTTGGTGGCCGCGTTTCGCAGCTGAACAAATATTTCCCCAAATTGTGTCCTCCGTCATGCGGACTGGAAATCCAATTCCAGCGACTGAAAAAGAACCCCAACGTGAAGTGTTTTACCCTGGCCGAGGTGACTGCGGTCTCTGGTGACGTGGGCAACTATGAAGTCACCGTGAAGGTCCGTCCCCGCCATACTGCGCCCCAGTCTGTGGAGCTCGGTGACCTGGCCGGGAAGCTTTCCAAGGACGTTGAGGACGATTTCAATTTTGGCCTGAGTACGCGTAAGGCCGTGTACAAGGATGTCCCCTTTGCCTTTCCGCCCCGTTACGTGGTGGACACGGACAATCTGACGGATGCGGACCAGGCGGTCCTCGCCCAGAACGAGTACATCGACATGGGTGAAAAGGAAAAGGACATTACCCTTAATGTCGGGAGCATTGTCATTGCCACGGGTTGGAAGCCCTATGACGTGACCAGGCTGACCCTTTTGGGCGCCGGTCAGATTACCGATTGCATCACCAACATGCAGATGGAAAGGCTTGCTTCGCCCAACGGACCGACCAATGGCAAGATCCTGCGGCCTTCGGACAAGACCGAGCCCAAGAGGATCGCTTTTGTCCAGTGCGCTGGTTCGCGGGATGAAAACCATCTTTCCTATTGTTCGTACATCTGCTGCATGGCCTCTCTCAAACAGGCCGAATATGTTCTTGAACAGTATCCCGATGCCGAAGTGTCCATTTTTTACATCGATCTGCGGACACCGGGCCGGTATGAGAATTTTGCCAGAAAAGTCCTTGCCCACGGCAAGGTCCGGGCCGTCAAGGGCAAAGTGGCCGAGGTCAAGGAAGAGGCAGGCAAGGTCTGGTTGACGGTTGAGGACGCTGTTGCCGGCAACAAGTCGACCGACAGTTTCGACCTGGTCGTTCTTGCCACGGGAATGCAGCCCAGTGTTGCAGGTCAGGCGCTTCCCCTGGATCTTCCCCAGAACGATGAAGGATTTCTGGTCAGTGATGAAGCAAAGGGCATTTTTGTCGCAGGATGCGCTGGGCGTCCCTTGGATGTCATGAAATCGGCACAGTCCGGTACAGCTGCGGCCATGAAAGCCATTCAGACGGTGAGAGGGAGGTAG
- the aprA gene encoding adenylyl-sulfate reductase subunit alpha, with translation MPRIPVKEEPRGIALAEPTVEEKEVDILLVGGGMGCCGAAVEAVRWADKVGGDIKIFLVDKAALERSGAVAQGLSAINTYMGKNDPDDYVRMVRTDLMHLVRDDLIFDVGRHVDNSVKMFEEWGLPIWIRDDDGKILNGAKAKAKGKSLRNGDAPVNEGKWQIMINGESYKCIVAEAAKNALGEDRYMERMFIVKLLLDANEPNRIAGAVGFSVRENKVVLFKTNAMLVACGGAVNVYRPRSTGEGLGRAWYPVWNAGSTYTMCAQVGAEMTMMENRFVPCRFKDGYGPVGAWFLLFKAKATNAFGEDYCVKNAAMLAPYEKRGYAKGNIIPTCLRNHMMLREMRDGRGPIYMDTATALQTTFSTMTEPEQKQLEAEAWEDFLDMCVGQANLWAAMNIEPEKKGSELAPSEPYLLGSHSGCCGIWTSGPDEDWVPDEYKVKADNGKVYNRMTTVNGLFTCADGVGASGHKFSSGSHAEGRIAGKQLVRWVVDHKDFKPTVKEKVEDLAKEIYQPWYNYTENEGASTDCVVNPNFISPKNFMMRLIKATDEYGGGIATNYICSENSLKTGFELLDMLEEDSMKLAARDLHELLRCWENYHRLWTVRLHMQHIMFRKETRYPGFYYRADFMALDDAKWKCFCNSKYNPATGETVVFKRPYYQVIPD, from the coding sequence ATGCCTCGTATTCCTGTAAAAGAAGAGCCCAGAGGGATCGCTCTCGCTGAGCCTACTGTTGAAGAAAAGGAAGTCGATATCCTGCTGGTTGGTGGTGGTATGGGTTGCTGTGGCGCGGCTGTTGAAGCCGTTCGCTGGGCCGACAAGGTCGGTGGCGACATCAAGATTTTCCTCGTGGACAAGGCTGCCCTTGAACGCTCCGGTGCTGTTGCTCAGGGTCTGTCCGCCATCAACACCTACATGGGCAAGAACGATCCCGATGACTACGTCCGCATGGTCCGTACCGACCTCATGCACCTGGTTCGCGACGACTTGATTTTTGACGTCGGCCGTCACGTTGATAACAGCGTCAAGATGTTCGAAGAATGGGGTCTGCCCATCTGGATTCGTGACGACGACGGTAAGATCCTCAACGGTGCCAAAGCCAAGGCCAAGGGCAAATCCCTGCGCAATGGCGACGCCCCCGTCAATGAAGGTAAGTGGCAGATCATGATCAACGGTGAATCCTACAAGTGTATCGTTGCTGAAGCAGCCAAGAACGCTTTGGGTGAAGACCGTTACATGGAACGTATGTTCATCGTTAAGCTGCTCCTGGATGCCAACGAGCCCAACCGCATTGCCGGTGCCGTAGGTTTCTCCGTTCGTGAGAACAAGGTTGTTCTGTTCAAGACCAACGCCATGCTGGTAGCCTGTGGTGGTGCTGTTAACGTATACCGTCCCCGGTCCACGGGTGAAGGTCTTGGTCGTGCATGGTACCCCGTATGGAACGCCGGTTCCACCTACACCATGTGTGCTCAGGTCGGCGCTGAAATGACCATGATGGAAAACCGTTTCGTCCCCTGTCGTTTCAAGGACGGTTACGGTCCTGTTGGCGCATGGTTCCTGCTGTTCAAGGCCAAGGCAACCAACGCCTTTGGTGAGGACTACTGTGTCAAGAATGCTGCCATGCTCGCTCCGTACGAGAAGCGCGGTTATGCCAAGGGCAACATCATCCCCACCTGTCTGCGTAACCACATGATGCTTCGTGAAATGCGCGACGGCCGCGGTCCCATCTACATGGACACCGCCACCGCCCTGCAGACCACTTTCTCCACCATGACCGAGCCCGAGCAGAAGCAGCTTGAAGCCGAAGCCTGGGAAGACTTCCTGGATATGTGTGTCGGTCAGGCCAACCTGTGGGCTGCCATGAACATCGAGCCCGAGAAGAAGGGTTCCGAGCTTGCTCCTTCCGAACCTTACCTGCTCGGTTCTCATTCCGGTTGTTGTGGTATCTGGACTTCCGGTCCTGACGAGGACTGGGTACCCGACGAGTACAAGGTCAAAGCCGACAACGGCAAGGTCTACAACCGTATGACCACCGTTAACGGTCTGTTCACCTGTGCTGATGGTGTTGGTGCTTCCGGTCACAAGTTCTCTTCCGGTTCCCACGCTGAAGGCCGTATCGCCGGTAAGCAGCTGGTTCGCTGGGTTGTGGATCACAAGGACTTCAAGCCCACCGTCAAGGAAAAGGTTGAAGACCTGGCCAAGGAAATCTACCAGCCCTGGTACAATTACACCGAGAACGAAGGTGCTTCCACTGACTGCGTGGTCAACCCCAACTTCATCAGCCCCAAGAACTTCATGATGCGCCTGATCAAGGCCACTGATGAATATGGTGGAGGTATCGCCACAAACTACATCTGCTCCGAGAATTCCCTGAAGACCGGTTTCGAACTTCTGGATATGCTCGAAGAAGACTCCATGAAGCTGGCTGCTCGTGACCTGCACGAACTGCTGCGCTGCTGGGAAAACTACCATCGTCTGTGGACCGTTCGTTTGCACATGCAGCACATCATGTTCCGTAAGGAAACCCGTTACCCCGGTTTCTACTATCGTGCAGACTTCATGGCTCTTGACGATGCCAAGTGGAAATGCTTCTGTAACTCCAAGTACAATCCTGCTACCGGTGAGACCGTTGTCTTCAAGCGGCCTTACTACCAGGTCATCCCTGATTAA
- the aprB gene encoding adenylyl-sulfate reductase subunit beta, producing the protein MPTYVNPEKCDGCKGGEKTACMYVCPNDLMILDPDEMKAYNQEPEGCWECYSCVKICPQGAITARPYADFAPMGGTSIPMRSAEDIMWTIQFRNGQVKRFKFPIRTTPEGSIKPYEGKPEGSDLEDSLMFNETEIVTPKEVLNKKFDVEEADLSETWVSAAHK; encoded by the coding sequence ATGCCAACCTATGTAAACCCGGAAAAGTGTGACGGCTGTAAGGGCGGCGAAAAGACTGCCTGCATGTACGTCTGCCCCAACGATCTGATGATTCTCGATCCTGACGAGATGAAGGCTTACAACCAGGAACCCGAGGGTTGCTGGGAATGTTATTCCTGCGTCAAGATCTGTCCCCAGGGCGCGATCACTGCTCGTCCTTATGCCGACTTCGCACCCATGGGTGGTACCTCCATCCCCATGCGGAGCGCTGAAGACATCATGTGGACCATTCAGTTCCGCAATGGTCAGGTAAAACGTTTCAAATTCCCCATCCGGACCACTCCCGAAGGTTCCATCAAGCCTTATGAAGGGAAGCCCGAAGGCAGTGACCTCGAAGACAGCCTCATGTTCAACGAGACCGAGATTGTCACTCCCAAGGAAGTTCTGAACAAGAAGTTCGACGTTGAAGAAGCCGATCTCAGCGAAACCTGGGTTTCCGCCGCTCACAAGTAG
- the sat gene encoding sulfate adenylyltransferase, which produces MMALVAPHGGKGLVCALLEGDELVAEQKKAEGLKRIAISPRAKGDLIMMGIGGFSPLTGFMNKADWKSVCDNFTLTDGTFWPIPITLDISAEDAAEIKEGDEVALWDPKKDVMMATMKVEEKYEMTEADKLYECEKVFKGHGEDSQGDFMKVALEDHPGVKMVMAQKEFNIAGPVKVLSEGDYRERFPGCYMTPAEARAIFEERGWSTVAALQLRNPMHRSHEFLAKIAIEVCDGVFIHSLIGNLKPGDIPAEVRIKCIDTLIDNYFVKDNIVQGGYPLDMRYAGPREGLLHATFRQNYGVNRMIIGRDHAGVGDFYGLFEAQEIFDRIPYVKDGCPDPGKALQCQPLKIDWTFYCFKCDGMASMRTCPHTKEDRVILSGTKLRKALSEGKDVPDHFGRDEVLVILRDYYENLTEKVEVKMQKAASGADMK; this is translated from the coding sequence ATTATGGCATTGGTTGCACCACATGGTGGTAAAGGTTTGGTTTGTGCTCTTCTTGAAGGTGACGAACTTGTAGCCGAGCAGAAAAAGGCCGAAGGCCTCAAGCGTATCGCCATCTCCCCCCGGGCAAAGGGTGACTTGATCATGATGGGTATCGGCGGGTTCAGCCCCCTGACCGGTTTCATGAACAAAGCCGACTGGAAGAGCGTTTGTGACAATTTCACGCTGACTGACGGGACCTTCTGGCCCATTCCCATCACCTTGGACATTTCCGCTGAAGACGCCGCCGAGATTAAGGAAGGCGATGAGGTCGCTCTGTGGGATCCCAAGAAAGATGTCATGATGGCCACCATGAAGGTTGAAGAAAAATACGAGATGACCGAAGCCGACAAGCTCTACGAGTGCGAAAAGGTCTTCAAGGGTCATGGTGAAGACTCTCAGGGCGATTTCATGAAGGTTGCCCTTGAAGATCATCCCGGCGTCAAGATGGTCATGGCTCAGAAAGAGTTCAACATTGCCGGTCCGGTCAAGGTTCTCTCCGAAGGCGATTACCGCGAAAGGTTCCCTGGCTGCTACATGACTCCTGCCGAAGCCCGTGCCATTTTCGAAGAGCGCGGCTGGTCCACGGTTGCCGCTTTGCAGCTGCGCAACCCCATGCATCGTTCCCACGAATTCCTGGCCAAGATCGCCATTGAAGTGTGTGACGGCGTTTTCATCCACTCTCTCATCGGCAACCTGAAGCCCGGCGACATCCCGGCTGAAGTCCGCATCAAATGTATTGACACCTTGATCGACAACTACTTTGTCAAGGACAACATCGTTCAGGGCGGTTATCCTCTGGATATGCGTTATGCCGGTCCCCGCGAAGGCCTGCTCCACGCTACCTTCCGTCAGAACTACGGTGTCAACAGAATGATCATCGGTCGTGACCATGCCGGTGTCGGCGATTTCTACGGTCTGTTCGAGGCCCAGGAAATTTTCGATCGCATTCCCTATGTCAAGGACGGCTGTCCGGATCCGGGCAAGGCCCTTCAGTGTCAGCCCCTGAAGATCGACTGGACGTTCTACTGCTTCAAGTGTGACGGCATGGCCTCCATGAGAACCTGCCCCCACACCAAGGAAGACCGCGTCATCCTTTCGGGAACCAAGCTGCGTAAGGCCCTTTCCGAAGGCAAGGATGTTCCCGATCACTTTGGTCGTGACGAAGTCCTGGTCATTCTGCGCGATTACTACGAGAACCTGACCGAAAAGGTTGAGGTCAAGATGCAGAAGGCCGCCTCGGGCGCCGACATGAAATAG
- a CDS encoding chorismate mutase, whose translation MNPSQRTNTMSLSQEIELLDAQIAELVGERTRLLAKAAGSRKRKRVSVIDATQEKRLWAIWSKAFEKEGLDKANLRKLFLIINSLAYAQAEHKGGKSRGAFCMYPRKQPLQIDIQGPRDTLQTRMAIALAVNCSSSFTLRHFQTSDVNIELIKALNQAGASLAWDQTTFKSRPSRDFSMDGKVIFCGSSLFNFYLLMCQGLTKPGQIKFTGTSSTKLFDLRAVQKFLPQLGARLTIIDPHANGLPVRFETAGHLPDSVEVPWDVESSFIIALAVSAPLFPKGIALTLKNKDLAREVADAVAPILGQFDIPLHVDQNRIAISPKAPRCKTNQVTIPIDRSLGSYLLALPFFRGGKAQLRGQWIEQSDQHLSIASTFTEFGIDLHTTEQGVESSCEGRPAGVYVDVSKRQFLLPLVTAMCLGVTQNATIKCDPLTSELNHVEDFLGFLGVDHTITNDRIDIRPLSSRTTPPADAWESPSPLWTVAYVMASFVVPGICLANPGELTAIWPDFWITFNNLPRPQDVMRSKPTGSPKVSHEPKRKRIKITNN comes from the coding sequence ATGAACCCTTCCCAACGAACCAATACCATGTCTCTTTCCCAAGAGATTGAACTGCTGGATGCACAAATCGCCGAGCTGGTGGGTGAACGAACCCGGCTGCTGGCCAAGGCCGCTGGATCGCGCAAGCGCAAGCGGGTTTCCGTGATTGATGCGACCCAGGAAAAACGCTTGTGGGCCATCTGGAGCAAGGCCTTTGAAAAAGAGGGCCTGGACAAGGCCAATCTGCGCAAGCTCTTCCTCATCATCAACTCCCTTGCGTACGCCCAGGCCGAACACAAGGGCGGCAAATCCCGCGGCGCCTTTTGCATGTACCCGCGCAAACAGCCCCTGCAGATCGATATCCAGGGCCCCCGGGACACCCTGCAGACGCGCATGGCCATTGCCCTGGCCGTCAATTGTTCATCATCCTTCACCCTGCGTCATTTTCAGACCAGTGACGTGAATATCGAGCTGATCAAGGCCCTCAACCAGGCCGGAGCATCCCTTGCCTGGGACCAGACGACCTTCAAGAGCCGGCCCTCCCGGGATTTCTCCATGGATGGCAAGGTCATTTTTTGTGGCAGTTCCCTGTTCAATTTCTACCTGCTGATGTGCCAGGGACTGACCAAACCCGGTCAGATCAAATTTACCGGCACCTCAAGTACCAAGCTGTTCGACTTGCGCGCCGTGCAGAAATTTCTCCCGCAGCTGGGAGCCAGGCTGACCATTATCGACCCCCATGCCAACGGGCTACCCGTGCGCTTTGAAACGGCCGGACACCTGCCCGACAGCGTGGAAGTCCCCTGGGATGTGGAATCATCCTTTATCATTGCCCTGGCCGTCAGCGCCCCCCTTTTCCCCAAGGGAATCGCCCTGACCCTCAAAAACAAGGATCTGGCCCGGGAGGTGGCCGACGCTGTTGCCCCCATCCTCGGCCAGTTCGACATCCCCCTGCATGTGGACCAAAACCGCATAGCCATCTCTCCCAAAGCGCCCCGGTGCAAAACCAACCAGGTCACCATCCCCATTGACCGATCTCTGGGAAGTTACCTGCTGGCCCTGCCCTTTTTCAGGGGCGGCAAGGCCCAATTGCGCGGACAATGGATCGAGCAGTCGGATCAGCACCTGTCCATAGCCTCCACATTCACGGAATTCGGCATTGACCTGCATACCACCGAGCAAGGGGTGGAGTCTTCCTGTGAGGGACGTCCTGCCGGGGTGTATGTAGACGTATCCAAACGCCAGTTTCTGCTTCCCCTGGTCACGGCCATGTGTCTTGGCGTGACCCAGAACGCGACCATCAAATGCGATCCCCTGACCAGTGAGCTCAACCATGTGGAAGATTTTCTCGGCTTCCTCGGGGTTGATCACACCATCACCAACGACCGCATTGATATTCGCCCCCTGTCTTCACGGACAACACCGCCGGCCGATGCCTGGGAAAGCCCATCCCCCTTGTGGACCGTGGCCTATGTCATGGCCTCCTTTGTCGTGCCGGGCATCTGTCTGGCCAATCCCGGTGAACTCACGGCCATCTGGCCGGACTTCTGGATCACATTCAACAACCTTCCCCGGCCGCAGGATGTCATGCGGTCCAAGCCAACCGGTTCTCCCAAGGTTTCCCATGAGCCCAAACGCAAACGAATCAAAATTACCAACAATTGA